Part of the Babylonia areolata isolate BAREFJ2019XMU chromosome 4, ASM4173473v1, whole genome shotgun sequence genome, AGTGCTGCTGTTAtgctctctctgtggctgttaTGCTAATTGCAATTTAATTATCAACTTATTTGTCATGCTTTTCAAATTTCCGGTctgtatattgattgattgatatagatacttatatagtgcctatcctcggttggagaccaaggtctgaacgctttacaaacatggggtcatttacagAACAGTAGAgtggactgatggctgccactgggtgctcataaCTCATTTCCtgtacactcagacagacatgtttatgttttaaaacaacaaccTGACTTTGATTGACTCATACTGGTCATTTGAGAACTGTTGGAACATACAGTAAAATGTCATTGAGTGGTCATAATCTGTTGCAGCCTTCATCTCCCAATGGCGTGGGGAACCAGAACAACAAAGTGTTGGTGAAAAAGTCAGACTTTGAGGTCTTTGAAGCTCTTGCTCTTGACAGCAGAGCAGCCACAAAGCCCAAGAAACAATGtaagttttgtgtatgtgtgtgacattttgtgtCAGGTTTTCATTACTGCTAAAAGGTCATAATCCAGTTGTCACCTTATGATATGTTATGTGTTCGAAAAAAAAATAAGATGAGTGGCTTCTGAACATATTTCATTTTCATCTGTTAAGTAAAACCAGAAGCCAGTCCATTTTTGTCTTTAGTTGATGCATTTAGTGATCCAGTTTATTAACCATGGAGCAGAAAGATAATGTTTTGCTTTGAGTTTGATATTTGTTATCACTGACATTAATTTTGAATTGTCTGAATGCTGATATTTATCTTAAACATGAATTTAAAATTGCCTAAATGCCATGTATTTATAAAAGATAAAACGAAAGGAAAATGTGGCTGTATTGAGAGATATCTACAACACATGAACAAATGTATGCAATGCATACTATCCAGCATGTTTTTAAAAGATATTATAAAAaacatatattgaaaaaaaaatgtatatatatatatatatttttttttttaaagaagaagaaaaactatacTGCAAAAATCCAAAAATCAGTTACGTTGGTGCTTTCAGTGATGGTTTTATGGATGGAATATCTGCCAGTCAAACACTCTCAGGAATTTGCCTTCCACGACCATCAAACTCCTTGTCTATGTGCCAGTGTTTTAGATAAGATGTTGAGCACAGGCCCTGTTGTACACTTACACTCAGCATTGGTCAGAGAACCTATAGCAGCTTGTCCCAGGCAAAAGTTGAcagaaacatccactttgataggcaaACAAATATTTATGCATAGATTTAAGAAAGacattgtgctgttttgtgacTTAGCACATCCAGTTGGAAAAGCGTCAGAATTTCATGTGGAGAAATCAGTTACAATAAGACAGTAAATCATGCAATACAACAATAGGAGAGAGCAGATGAGAACAGCAAGAGAAATAAATATTATTCTGAATAGACCAGCCATGGATATAGCTTTACTTGTGCTGTTAGTGTCACAACTGAAATTGGTCAGTTCCACAATTTACTTTAAATTCGAAGTGGGGCACATTGTTTTTAATATCTGAGATAATAGAAAAAGGCCActgaaagaaaagggagagatgATAGAAGAAAACTAAATAGATAATGAATAAAGCCAAACTTGGAATTGAAGTCTTGTCAGGttcgggttctttttttttttcttttttttttaattctttcatcTGTGTATATGAACATGGTATAGCTGAACAGTTTGTTGCAACATACCATCTGAACTAAAGTGGACTTTTTTGCCatcattttgtgttttttaaatgtGCTGTATCAGAGGCTTTATTAGTGTACTCTTTGTGGTGATTAGAAAAGGTCTGAAAGTGACATTTGACTGACAGGCGTAATGAAGTTCTCGGCACTGTTAGTATGAGGGAAATTATTTATGGTCACTCTCACAAAAACCGCTAACAAAAGACAGTACCAACAAACacgtcaaccaccaccaccaccatccccttcctTAATACCACATaaaccaccaacagcagcaatgaTTGCACAACAGCAGGAAGTTTTTAGCTAGAAGTTAGATTGAGCATGAAGGAATATTTGATGATCCTCTGGTTTTGAAGTCCTGAAAAGAGCTGTAcatgtgttgatggtgttgatagCAGATGGCCTCAGCAACAGCGATGACTATGGACAGGAGATTCCTCCCCGGCGGACAGAGGGCAAGCAGTTAGGACCGCCATTTCTACCTCCGCAGCTTCTGCAAGTCATTCTCAACAAGGACACGCCCGCCCATGTCAGTACCCCATCTGCTCTTTGCAGACATCGCACACCAACTCTTGAGCACATGTGTACAATTGTATTCAAACTAACATACACAGGCATGCATTTTTGTATTCCCTGTTAAAGTAACTCTCTGTaacttacacattcacacatgcattcttcttctcatttccaTACACATAAAGTacatacccatacccacacaaGCTGGGAAAGTTGCAGTGAGTTGCCCCAGTGGGGTATGTTGCTTTTGTGCAGTGTCCTATTGCATAGGAAGTCTCTGAATTATTCCTatctaatttttaaaaaattaccaTGTTATGCGAGCTGATAGGAAGCACTAAGCTTTACTGGGGGGGAAATTGTATGTACTTCCTCAGATATAAATTGCACTTTCTTGTTCAGTGCTGTTTGCTCCCGAATATAATTTTTAATTCCACATActatactgtgacccactggtgcaaacTGTGGCATGGGgttgattcctgtcctgtgtacTACTCTGCTGTCCCAGAGTCACAGGTGTTTGCTGCTTGTGACCTCCCTTTGTATATTTCTCCCTTCTGCTGTTATATTAACCTGTTCACTACAAGGGAAACATACTATTGCTGCCAGGCCTCTGCCGGGGAATTTTCAAATGAAATGGGTGTAGATTAAATAGAATTCTACAGGCTACATTTTTTGTCAGAAGTATGCAGACCATGTGTTCATTAAAAGAAATGGACAGAGCTTTCCTTTGAAAGCATTTCTGAAATTATGGGATGTTCCTGATTATCATTTTGAGCTGGATTGGAAACAATATATATTTTAGCTAcgttattttactttttttgatTTCACAAATCACAGGTGTATCATTGTGAATGTTTCAACAAAAGACAaataacaacacaataaacaagcatacaaacaaagaaaatgcaCAAAACAAGTTTGTTATTGAAATAAATTAGATTAAAAAATATCAAGATGACATGCATTTTGGTACACAAACTGTGTgctttaatcaaagtccctgctcccccccaccaccctcaacccccaacaCACTTCAAGGTTTCCTTCAtgcctccatccccactccactccctttCTCATGCATGTTTTTCTTGTCCTCATCAAGCTGCTTGGTGTTCAAGCTCTCCTTATCCTTTTCTGATTCCCACTCCTTTGACCACTACCCCCACGCTACACACGGAGTGGTTCATCAGTTTGCTTTATCTGTCACTACTGTGTCAAACTCTGAACATTCAGTGTCTACTGTATGATCTGGGTTGTCAAAAATGGCCTCAATTTGCTTGAACATGACCAAGGCCGCAAGCAGTGTCTGCTTGTTCACTTCACACATTGACTGGGCTGGCAGCTGGTCAAAGCTTTGAGCTACAGATCATGCCATGACTGCAACTATAGTAGTGAACAGGTTATATATTAATGATACCTACCCACTGTTGGCAAGAGCCAGATTCAGCTATGATGAAATAGAAATTTGACTTTTATTATATGTGCAGACCACTTGTTGCACAGTGTCTCATCATCATTGATGTGGTTGTGATGTGGCTGTTGCAGATTGAACCCTCCTTGTTACCTGAGCCAAATCATGTCATGCTAAATCACCTCTATGCCCTTTCGATAAAGGTGAGTTTCCTTACTGGCTGCATGCTACTCCCAACCCTATGCTGTGCACACACTGTTTTGTGTATACTcctacaccacacatcacacattataCATGTACATCATGGTTGGAAATTGTTAACACATTAATTTACTTTTTGATAatgctttgttaaaaaaaaaaaaaggtttgaatgtgggtgagtgagggagtgaacTGTTTAAGGTtgttaagatttttttaaaagcagatCTTAAGTGTCAGTGAGGCCGCTAGTTCTCTGTGCATTGTATCAGATGAATGAAGGACTGAAAGGTTCAGTTGTCTCTGTACATTCTCTGCTGGAGCCACTATAAGCTACACTGCTGCTATCAAGGTGACTGGTGACATGTTTCTGACGTAAAGGAATTTTTAGAGGATGTTGGGCCATAACATGAACTGCCAGCTGATAGGAAGCCTGAGGATTATTTTTTGCTGACATCATGTGAAAACAATGTGCAAGTAAAATGAAATTGATGGCATGCTGAGAGATAGCCTGAAAAATTTGTACAGTTTGTGAAAACTCAGTGGTTTGTGACTTTGTTGAAATAACATTTTTGACAAACGTTTCCTTGAGGATACTGTTTGGATACTTGGTCCACACATTAGATGGGAAAATTCTTTACAACTGACAAAGCATCATTTCAGACAGTAGAGAATTTTGGCATGTTAACTTTGTATTATCACCATAAAACACCATATTTTCACATTCTTGGTGACATTGAAATGcacagcagaaaacaaaacagccaaATGGCATCTGAATCAATGAACAATGACATGTACATGCTAAAAATCATCTCTTCGCTGGGGTATCAAACAAGCACAGAGCAGCATGTTTGTCAAAAGAACTGTGTTTAAAGGTTGAAAACtataaaaaagatataaaaaattcTTCAAAAATAATTTAGGGAGTCACTCTTCTGCTGATAATGCAAAccatgtttaattacacatacttaaccgtgacccaaccagCAGCACATGTTTACAGGTGAAGAAGTCTTTAAGATATGAATACTAGGGGGTTACTCTACTGCTAAAAGGGTTATAAATGCCTCAAAAGAACAGATTGACGTTGAAAGTGCATGGTTTGTTGCAGGATGGAGTGATGGTGCTGAGTGCAACACACAGGTTCCGCAAGAAGTACGTGACAACCCTTCTGTACAAGCCCATTATGTAGCGCCACCCGTGTTCTAGTGTATTCAAATTTCACAGTACATTTCTGGGATATATCTATCTCATAATCCAGCGTATGTGTGAGAGGGTGAAACTGGGAACTGAGCGAAGGTTTTGAACGTGCTgcattcattgtttttgttgttgttctggtgaaGGAAGTGTTGGAATGGCTCAGCTGCTGTTCAGTACAATGCTATGGTTTAGCTTTTGTCTGACTGGAAAAAAGCAGATATACTTTGATCCTTGTGTTGGTGATTAGTTCACACTTGTGTTGTATGGGACTTAGAGGAATAGTAGCTTTGCAGCTGTGCTGCAGGCATCTGgttgagagggagaaaaaaaaaaaacaggaaaaaaaccaaacattcaGTGGGTTTCAAATGGATCACTGTCACAGTGCCACCATTTTATAGTCGTGAAATACTGCAGAATCATGAATGAACTGAAGAAAATGTGTGTAAGAAATatttgattgaaaagaaaaaaaaaaaaaaaaaaaaaaaaaaaaaacatatttatatTCATATGATAAATGTTTTTAAAGGAAAATATTTGCTGGATGGAAACCCAAGAAAGAGTTGCTGTTTGCAGATttgctttgttggttttttagaGTGTGTACATTTAGAAACCATCCAGACAAGATTTAAACCTATAAGGTGTATGAAGGTGTACATGAGTGTCTGAAAATAGAACAAATGTGGGCACTGTGGGGAAAATGGTGATATGTGTTATGTGTAAAGGGGATTGATGGAGTGTCTTGTCCTGTACCTGTTTTTCCAGCTGACCTGATTAGTTGTTGTTCACATTcattttgtaactttttttttagaaACCTAGTTTCATGGAAAAGGTTCACCAGAAAGGGATATCTTATGGGTTTAGTTTGTGAAGTAGCAAAAAATGTGATTGGATTTCTgtaattggttgggtttttttctgttttgggaaagaacacgcacgcatgcacacacacacacacaccaccaccaccaccaccaccaccacaccacaccacacaccacactacaccacactacaccatactacactacaccacactacaccacactacacacagagtaTTTCTGGGACATCCTGCACCAGAGTTCTGTAGTTGTGAGATTGGTTTTCTCTTtcatgttaaaaacaaaattcaTGACTAGAAATACATATATTTTCTAAGCACTTGACAGACAGTTATGTCATTGAAGCACAATGCAGTCTGTGAAGGATATGATTGTCACTGACTAAACAACAAATGCTTCCCTTTCCAAATTAATTCGTCTGTCTGGCAGAGTTTGTCACTGTGGTGATCATCATCAGAGAAGCTCCACAGCTGTAAAgtgttagtacttttttttttttctttttctttttcttttttttttaatctacgtCATGCAGTTACAGTTTCCTGCTGAGTTACTGCCTTTTAATGGAAAACTTATTTTTGAGCCTTGTTGTACCACCCATTTTCAGAACTAACGATTTGATGCGTTTGGGTTAGAGTCAGTCTGTGACAGGAGATTCATTTTTTCCCTCTGGGTTCTTCACCTGGTACACAATAGATATTTATTGTTGGGGAAAGATGACGTCTGCCCGGACTTCTTGTGAATGCATAGAAGATTGTAAAGGAGGTGCATTGAAACACATTGTATGGAGTGTGACAGTGGTGTTTATATCCAGCACGCAGCAATGGGTCCCCTCTCACAAGACACTTAGTGTCTGCATTGCTCTACGGCAATACTGATGAGTTTACGGAGGTGTGGTTGATCAGCAACAGTGACTGCTGTGCTGTATGTTCTGCTGCAGAACGACTCCTGTCCTGTAGTAATAATCTGAAATATGAGGGCTCGTCCACTGCTTcatggtttatttgttgtttttgttgttggttgttgttttgtgtgtgctgttgttgttttttatacagacacacatatgaaaaTTTACAACATAAATGAAGTAAGACGACGTAATTTATCAGGTCAGGTGAGATAAACTTTGCACTTGGGGGGCAAACAGCCTGTTAGTCATAAGTCAAGGTGACAGTTTTGTAGACAGATTGTAAATAATTGTACATGTGTATTTTCCAATCATGTTTTTGTATGGAGTGTGAGTTTGTTTGGACTTTGATATTATAATCAACAAGCCACCTGGTgatacttgtttttttttgtcatgttgatttggcatatatgtatgtgaacatcattttgtgtgtgttttttttaaatatatatatatatatgtatatcgatATAGTTTTCCCCTAGGTTGAGGGGAAATAAAAGACAAATTATTATGTGTGGAATGACTGAGGGTTTCATTACGTTGGGTGTGTGAAGAACTGTGTGGAGAATCTGCCAGTCAATCATGCATGGAAGTACCAGATTTAGTGACAGAGATCCAGCTTTGAGAGCTTATGACTGTTTACATAATTACATGTGTGAATGGTAATAATACTTGTAGTAATAATGGATTATGTGTTATGTCAAAATGCCTACACAAAGGGGCTCGTTGCATACAGTTCCAATCAGGGAGTCCCTGATCCTGGAAAAGAAATATGCTATGCTgccttttacttctttctttcacttttttttttctttttctttttctttttgaataggTTTAAATGGATCTGTGTGAACTTACGAACTTAGATAAAACGATTGTTTGCCTCAATTTTTACAAAggaacagcttcagtttcagttaaaTGTTATTTAGACTGCTAAGGATGAATATATGCTTTTTAATGAACTTATTTTTTGAGTGAAGTTGTTTGTTCCAAGTTGTACAGTCATTGCATAGTTAGCCTTCTTTTGATAATGTTTGAATATACTTCCACCAGTGATTGAAACAGTCAGTGGTTTTCAGCGAGTTTGCATGGTGAGAAGGGGGAGGATCACAATTGGTGAATATGAGGAAagactttgttttttttaataaagttcTATCCAAATGATATACAAGATCAGATATGCGAGTTTTGCTGGggggattttttatttatttattttcattttattatgattatcttTCTGATGGAGTGAATGTATGAAATGATAAAAGGTTGTGGCATAGTGAGAGAGGAAAAAATTCATTAGACTTTTTTCCCAGTGTATATTGGAGTGGGTGTTGGCCTAGACTGTGACTGTTGTTGACTGTTTATCTGCTGGATTGCTTTTGCACAGCATGtagggttcagttcagttacgcAAGGAGGCGTCgcagcgtttggacaaatctacatacactacaccacatctgctaagcatcaACATAACTCAACAcgcttggtcaggctttgaggaaatgaaaaagatacataaataaatggatgtcatcaaattaatgaataaataaatcaaaatgaatacataaaggAATAAATTAGATACCGGTATTTGAAAAAATTGAGCaaataaagaaaacgaaatgtagaaaaaaaaagaataacagtgataatactaatgaataaatgaatgagtaaacaAATAAGGAATCATGCAaaagtcatggaagtctggaaaagtcttaggAAAATGAGCTAGGGCTGGACCAGTCTTGGAAACTGTGTTTTGCCCTTCAGGATTTGGAAAAGTCGAGGAAAACCATGGACAGTACCATTTAACAAAGAACtcaatgccttaaaaaaaaaaaaaagaaaagagagagagagagaaaaagtggtgAAAATTGAACATCGACACCTGGATATCTACCTGATCTCTTTGGTAAGCAGTGTAGCTGACAGAATATTGATTTACCAGTGcttttggctttgtgtttggaaTGGATATTTTTTCAATCTGGTCTGGAAAAAGTATGGACTTTTGTTTGGTGACATCCGTTTGTGGGAACCCTGAACATGCCCAGACGAACTGAACAGAAGTCTTAGGTGTGGGTGCAGTGTCTGTGACCAGGGACAGGTAGAGTGTGAACAAAGCGTCCACTGTGAGGGATGGccattgtggtggtgtggtgtgatgtggtgtttgtgcGTAGGGCTTGGTTGACCATGTGGTGTTTGTACGTAGGGCTGGGTTGACTTCTCCTGTTTATAGTTTATTCAGTATGTACACCTTGTGTTGTTGTAGTACTGTTTCTGTCAcctttgttttattcttcttgttccatggattgtgatgatgatgatggtgatggcagtggtcCAGTTTTCTACCcttccctttgtttttcttttctgtgctttttttctttctttcttctttttgtgtctctcctggtggttttgctgttgtctacccacctctttttctgtgtctgttaaGTGTTTCTCCTTTGGTGTTCCTCTGTTCTTGATTGCTAGTCCTCTTCTCATCGGTTCCTACTTGTATTGGCCTACATCTGTTTCTGAAATCtttgtaacatgtatgtgatgTTTGGTATCAGTTAATCATCCCACATCTTTgtgattcttttttgtttttgttttttcctttattttgaaACAATCATGttgatgggttgttttttttccaaccatATACGCATTTCAAGCATTGATATTTCGAGAGTGTGTCTCCACATTTTCATATGAATCATTTTGGTGTTTTGAGAAACGGAGCATGTCTGACTTGTATTATTTCTCAAGCAGAGCTGTTTGGAGTTCTGTGGCCTGCTGAAGCATTGTTTATTTAAAGACATTTGGTAGTGCCGAtaaaaagattttctttttggcattcGTCAAAAACCAAAAGTGTGCACATTTATTACCCACCATCCTTGAAgaagtgagggttttttttgtgttttttatgcaAGAATGACCCAGACAACCATGACCTAAAGTGGAAACACTAAAAGTGGGTATTTGTACAGTTCTTAAAACTATAGCTAAAACTGTATATTAAAAGCCATCATAAAATTAAATGTTGGCAAACACTCATGCAGGTCACACTTGAATTTCCACCTCTCTTGTTGTGAACGTAATTGTATATTTTCTGGCTTGATGGTGTTGGAAAGATCGATAGATGTTCAGAAGAAAATCAGCATGCATATCCAGATTGATCATGAACAAAATAGCAGAGAAAGCACAGACTTAGCATATTGTGTGAGTGAAGTTGTAGCTATAGTTCTCACAGTGACAACTGATTTTAATATTCAGGTCTGGaaggctgtctggaggtttcatgTGTCCCTTTCTAGGGTTTTCATGTATCCCTTCAAGggtttttaaaatatattcaTCTCTAGGGATTATTGGTGTATGATTTGACTGACACTGGAAGTCAGCTGACACTCTGAACTTGGCATgcttgtgaatcagaatcagtgcATTATTGTTTGATTGTAACAGGCCTTCTGTAATTGCATTTTCTTCTTCAGAGTCCTTGGACATTTGTACTTTTTGAAACTTGCCTGTGTAAAGCAAGTCTGTCATGCATGTACACTGAGCGTCAACAAATTTTGGCTAGTGTTTTTAATTGCACAGGAAATCATTGGgatcttggttgtttttttctttatatttataaTTTAAGTTCTGTATACCAAACTGCTGTCAGTTTGATtttggctatctgtctgtctcttttgataGGACATGTATTTCAGTGTTTCAGGTATGCTTCAGTACCAATTTGTAATCAGTGAAATAAAATTTTGCTTAATTTAATAGGTACATGTCCATCATCAGTGGAGTGAACCccagctgtgtttgtaaaccagaTGTTGGtgtttcactttttctttttttttaaatctttgatTCAGTCGTGCCAAACTGTATGAAAATGCCTTGTCGCTTGTCTCATTTGCATGACCTAACTCCCTCATAACTGTTTGTGATAAAACATGTTGCTGTGAGTGTCTCAAGACATGATTCAGATAGCGTTGATTCATACAGAACAGTGACTAGGTAAAGGATTCATACGGTGTTTTAGCAACTTTTTTTGGGACGCCTTAAAAACATTTAAAATCAGTGGCAACTGTCAGTAGTAACAGTTGCTTTGTTGGAATGCTGTTGTGCACTTTTAGTGGTTTCTGTGGCATTCACATTTAGGCTTGGTATGAGTTGGGTGGCCAGTTGTGGGCATGCTTTCATTCGGTTCTGTCAAACCAGCATATTAAACAGATTGCACAGGTTGGAGGAAGAGAATGGGTGGTGTTTGTGACCTGGTTTCTCCCCACCGtgacacacataacatacatcgTAGATGGGCACTGGTGTTTTCTTTTGCGGTGTACAGTTATTACTCCAGACTTTGTACTGTTATTATAATTGTGCTTGTGGTAGTAGAGTGTACAAGTTCTGGttgtatccacccccaccccacctcatccctTCCCCACTTTCCAAAGCTACCTACATGAAAACTTTTTACCATTGTCTGCTTACAATACACCAGAACTGGATATGTGTGGTGTATGAAgccatgactctgtgtgtgtgtgtgtgtagggatagAGGCTGTACTTACCATAGTGTCTTTATTTTTTCAGTATACACCTTGATCAGAGATGCTGTAGTTTTATCTTATCTCATGCCAATAGATTACTGAAATCCATGTGGTACCAAAACCAAATTTGGCAGAGGAAAATACAGTTCTGGCATCCTTAATAAAGGTACTGAAAACTAGCCTGCTAGTTGCAATTAAGGGGCTGGTTTTGTCATTGAATCAAAAAGTGGAAGAACTGGAATGATATTTTGGACATTTGTTTAATCCAGTTATTGTATAGTTCTAAATTTTTATCATGTGTGCAAACACTTATGCACATCGGAATGAAGATCAATACCAATGTAAAATGCTGTAAATTATGTCAGCAAAAGAACCAAAAATATTTCAGGGTCAAAATTATCTGTATTAACTCTTTTTAAATTCCAGTCCTTTTCTTGAAGGGCAGACACAAAATGTGACTGTAAACACAGAGACTGGTATTCACAGAATTCATGTGGAAATTGGCACTGGAGCTTCACATACAGTAGTATGTTCCAACTATTCAGTAGTACGTGTTCACTATTCCAAACTACAACTAATCAGTTAACATgaagtggtgtgtttttgtttggtttttttttttattataaggaCAGGCCTATTGTGTGAAAACTAGCAGTGTTAGAAGCTGATCAAGTTAAGGTGTGTATGTTGCCAGGTAGCGTGTCATTTTCCATGCCTTTGAACCACTGCTGCAAAGCCAAGTCTGAAGTATGAATGGGATGACAGCAAGATCAATTTTTCCTCATACTCTGCTAGGTGCAGGTAGTGTATTCCAGAGGCAGAGTGCCAGTCCTTGCCTATGTGCGTGCATCAGGTTTAAGGCCTCAAGAATTCCAGGACCAGGCATTTCAGCAGCCCCTGTCAAACATCCTCCCATTCTGGTACAGTGCTCTATGGAAAGCTTTTTGTGCCAAAAGTTAtg contains:
- the LOC143281320 gene encoding 5'-AMP-activated protein kinase subunit beta-2-like isoform X2, yielding MGNQSSAKNRHQSGDDTAPTLTAGRFADAGGSFSSDQVPEPQLPRRTRASTLTPGLSIQQPASPRLLPTVFKWEGGGKDVYVAGSFNSWKGKIPLAKSHGDFYTIVDLPEGEHEYKFYVDGQWVLNPHEPSSPNGVGNQNNKVLVKKSDFEVFEALALDSRAATKPKKQYGLSNSDDYGQEIPPRRTEGKQLGPPFLPPQLLQVILNKDTPAHIEPSLLPEPNHVMLNHLYALSIKDGVMVLSATHRFRKKYVTTLLYKPIM
- the LOC143281320 gene encoding 5'-AMP-activated protein kinase subunit beta-2-like isoform X1; translated protein: MGNQSSAKNRHQSGDDTAPTLTAGRFADAGGSFSSDQVPEPQLPRRTRASTLTPGLSIQQPASPRLLPTVFKWEGGGKDVYVAGSFNSWKGKIPLAKSHGDFYTIVDLPEGEHEYKFYVDGQWVLNPHEPSSPNGVGNQNNKVLVKKSDFEVFEALALDSRAATKPKKQSDGLSNSDDYGQEIPPRRTEGKQLGPPFLPPQLLQVILNKDTPAHIEPSLLPEPNHVMLNHLYALSIKDGVMVLSATHRFRKKYVTTLLYKPIM